DNA sequence from the Schlegelella aquatica genome:
GCCCGAGAAATCGCCCCCACCACCCACCCCCTGCCGCTCGGGCACCGGCGTGCCCTTCGCTCAGGCGTGGGGAGGGTCGGGGCGCCGCACCCGTCGGTGCTGGTCACCCGTTGTTCTCCTTCTTCTGCTTCTTCGCATGCTACCCGCCGTGTCGCAGGCCGGTGGGCGTGCCTGCGGGCGCAGGCCCTGGTTCGCGGTGTCCTGACGGGTGAGCCACTTGGCTCGTGTTGATGAGGCCACCTCCCGCCCCGCTCGGTGGCCGACCGCGATGGGGCCGAAGCCCGCAGGCTCCCCACCGGCCGCACGCTCCACCCGCCGCAGTACCACCCCTGACCTCTACGAACCCCACCACCACCCCCAAAAGCCGATCAGCCCAAGAAAGACTGCCGGCACTGGGCTCCTTGGGCTTCAACCCCCAGCGTCGTCGCGCTTCAGCCGCTCGCTGTTCCAGTACACGTCGTCGCCACCGAGCCCGTCGAGGTTCGCACGGTTCAGCACCCGGGCGAGCACGAAGAGCAGATCCGACAGCCGGTTCAGGTACTGGCGGGCCGCGTCTCGCACCGCCTCGTGCTGGCCAAGCGCCACCACCGCGCGCTCGGCGCGGCGGGCCACCGTGCGGGCCACGTGCGCCAGGGCCGCGCTGCGCGTGCCAGCCGGCAGGATGAATTCTTTCAGCCGGGGCAGCTGCGCGTTGTAGTGCGCCAGCGCTTCGTCCAGCCGGGCGACGGCCTGCGTCTTGAGCAGCTCGAAGCCGGGCATCGACAGCTCGCCGCCCAGGTTGAACAGCTCGTGCTGGATGGTCACCAGCAGCTCGCGCACGTCCTGCGGCAACGGCTCGGCCAGGAGCACGCCCAGGTGCGAGTTGAGCTCGTCCACGTCGCCCATCG
Encoded proteins:
- a CDS encoding cob(I)yrinic acid a,c-diamide adenosyltransferase yields the protein MGNRLSQIATRTGDDGTTGLGDGTRVSKDHLRVHAMGDVDELNSHLGVLLAEPLPQDVRELLVTIQHELFNLGGELSMPGFELLKTQAVARLDEALAHYNAQLPRLKEFILPAGTRSAALAHVARTVARRAERAVVALGQHEAVRDAARQYLNRLSDLLFVLARVLNRANLDGLGGDDVYWNSERLKRDDAGG